A genomic window from Elaeis guineensis isolate ETL-2024a chromosome 3, EG11, whole genome shotgun sequence includes:
- the LOC105040201 gene encoding cytochrome P450 734A6-like isoform X2, producing MGEMVGWCWKWFLPLGGLVVCMVMVLKVLDFLWWRPKRLEEHFSEQGIRGPPYRFFIGCVKEMVGMMLEASSKPMMPQNSHNILPRVLSFYHHWKKIYGSTFLLWFGPTARLTVADPDLIREIFVSRADFFERYESHPLVRQLEGEGLVSLRGEKWAHHRKVLTPTFHMDNLKLLIPLIGKTVMEMVEQWSTSNMSSSGEVEIDVSECFQTVTEDAITRTAFGRSYDDGKAVFQLQTQQMVVAAEAFRNVFIPGYRFLPTKKNTSSWKLDKEIKKNLVALIGRRKESSDKDKKPDGSTKDLLGLMIDASTKKAPSSNSDQRRPTTTRTTSTSTITVHDIVEECKTFFFAGKQTTSNLLTWTTVLLAMHPEWQERARREVLQVCGSRDIPTRDHLAKLKTLGMILNETLRLYPPAVATIRRAKADVELGGYRIPRGTELLIPIMAVHHDARLWGADAAQFNPGRFAEGPARAARHPTAFIPFGLGARMCIGQNLALLETKLTVAIILQRFAFRLSPSYVHAPTVLMLLYPQYGAPILFRSLSSASPSPPSDPHYPYL from the exons atggGGGAGATGGTAGGTTGGTGTTGGAAGTGGTTTTTGCCTCTGGGTGGTTTGGTTGTGTGCATGGTCATGGTACTCAAGGTGTTGGATTTCCTTTGGTGGAGGCCTAAGAGGCTAGAGGAGCACTTCTCAGAGCAAGGCATAAGGGGTCCCCCTTACCGTTTTTTCATTGGATGCGTCAAAGAAATGGTTGGTATGATGCTGGAGGCCTCCTCCAAGCCAATGATGCCTCAGAACTCCCACAACATCCTCCCTCGGGTCCTCTCCTTCTACCACCATTGGAAGAAGATCTACG GTTCCACATTCCTGCTATGGTTCGGGCCCACCGCCCGCCTCACCGTTGCCGACCCTGACCTCATCCGCGAGATCTTCGTGTCCCGGGCCGACTTCTTCGAGCGCTACGAGTCCCACCCTCTGGTCCGGCAGCTCGAAGGCGAGGGCTTGGTCAGCCTCAGAGGGGAGAAATGGGCTCACCACAGGAAGGTCCTCACCCCCACCTTCCACATGGACAATCTCAAG CTGTTGATACCGCTGATCGGGAAGACGGTGATGGAGATGGTGGAGCAGTGGTCGACGTCCAACATGTCGTCCTCCGGCGAGGTCGAGATCGACGTCTCCGAGTGTTTCCAGACCGTGACGGAGGATGCCATCACGCGGACCGCATTTGGGAGGAGCTACGATGACGGCAAGGCCGTGTTCCAATTACAGACGCAACAAATGGTCGTTGCGGCCGAGGCCTTCCGCAACGTCTTCATTCCCGGCTACAG ATTTCTGCCGACGAAGAAGAACACGAGCTCGTGGAAATTAGACAAAGAGATCAAGAAAAATCTGGTGGCGCTGATCGGCAGGCGAAAGGAGAGCTCCGACAAGGACAAGAAGCCGGACGGGAGCACCAAGGATCTTCTGGGGCTCATGATCGATGCCAGCACCAAGAAAGCACCATCATCGAACTCGGACCAGCGCCGGCCGACGACGACGAGAACAACATCCACATCGACGATCACGGTGCACGATATCGTGGAGGAGTGCAAGACATTCTTCTTCGCGGGGAAGCAGACCACCTCCAATCTCCTGACGTGGACCACGGTGCTCCTCGCCATGCACCCGGAGTGGCAAGAGCGGGCGCGCCGGGAGGTCCTCCAGGTGTGTGGCTCACGTGACATTCCCACCCGCGACCACCTCGCCAAGCTCAAGACG CTGGGTATGATCCTTAACGAGACGCTACGGCTGTACCCGCCGGCGGTGGCGACGATAAGGAGGGCGAAGGCGGACGTGGAGCTCGGGGGATACCGGATCCCCCGGGGCACCGAGCTGCTGATCCCGATCATGGCCGTCCATCACGACGCCCGGTTGTGGGGGGCGGACGCGGCCCAGTTCAATCCGGGCCGGTTCGCGGAGGGGCCGGCCCGGGCAGCCCGGCATCCGACGGCCTTCATCCCCTTCGGGCTGGGGGCCCGCATGTGCATCGGCCAGAACCTTGCCCTCCTGGAGACCAAGCTGACTGTGGCCATCATCCTGCAGCGCTTCGCCTTCCGGCTCTCCCCATCCTACGTCCACGCACCCACCGTCCTCATGCTCCTCTACCCCCAGTACGGTGCACCCATCCTTTTCCGATCCCTCTCCTCAGCGTCACCATCACCGCCGTCCGATCCCCATTATCCTTACTTGTAA
- the LOC105040201 gene encoding cytochrome P450 734A6-like isoform X1 — MWWWPFLFSFPGSTFLLWFGPTARLTVADPDLIREIFVSRADFFERYESHPLVRQLEGEGLVSLRGEKWAHHRKVLTPTFHMDNLKLLIPLIGKTVMEMVEQWSTSNMSSSGEVEIDVSECFQTVTEDAITRTAFGRSYDDGKAVFQLQTQQMVVAAEAFRNVFIPGYRFLPTKKNTSSWKLDKEIKKNLVALIGRRKESSDKDKKPDGSTKDLLGLMIDASTKKAPSSNSDQRRPTTTRTTSTSTITVHDIVEECKTFFFAGKQTTSNLLTWTTVLLAMHPEWQERARREVLQVCGSRDIPTRDHLAKLKTLGMILNETLRLYPPAVATIRRAKADVELGGYRIPRGTELLIPIMAVHHDARLWGADAAQFNPGRFAEGPARAARHPTAFIPFGLGARMCIGQNLALLETKLTVAIILQRFAFRLSPSYVHAPTVLMLLYPQYGAPILFRSLSSASPSPPSDPHYPYL, encoded by the exons ATGTGGTGGTGgcccttcctcttttcttttccaGGTTCCACATTCCTGCTATGGTTCGGGCCCACCGCCCGCCTCACCGTTGCCGACCCTGACCTCATCCGCGAGATCTTCGTGTCCCGGGCCGACTTCTTCGAGCGCTACGAGTCCCACCCTCTGGTCCGGCAGCTCGAAGGCGAGGGCTTGGTCAGCCTCAGAGGGGAGAAATGGGCTCACCACAGGAAGGTCCTCACCCCCACCTTCCACATGGACAATCTCAAG CTGTTGATACCGCTGATCGGGAAGACGGTGATGGAGATGGTGGAGCAGTGGTCGACGTCCAACATGTCGTCCTCCGGCGAGGTCGAGATCGACGTCTCCGAGTGTTTCCAGACCGTGACGGAGGATGCCATCACGCGGACCGCATTTGGGAGGAGCTACGATGACGGCAAGGCCGTGTTCCAATTACAGACGCAACAAATGGTCGTTGCGGCCGAGGCCTTCCGCAACGTCTTCATTCCCGGCTACAG ATTTCTGCCGACGAAGAAGAACACGAGCTCGTGGAAATTAGACAAAGAGATCAAGAAAAATCTGGTGGCGCTGATCGGCAGGCGAAAGGAGAGCTCCGACAAGGACAAGAAGCCGGACGGGAGCACCAAGGATCTTCTGGGGCTCATGATCGATGCCAGCACCAAGAAAGCACCATCATCGAACTCGGACCAGCGCCGGCCGACGACGACGAGAACAACATCCACATCGACGATCACGGTGCACGATATCGTGGAGGAGTGCAAGACATTCTTCTTCGCGGGGAAGCAGACCACCTCCAATCTCCTGACGTGGACCACGGTGCTCCTCGCCATGCACCCGGAGTGGCAAGAGCGGGCGCGCCGGGAGGTCCTCCAGGTGTGTGGCTCACGTGACATTCCCACCCGCGACCACCTCGCCAAGCTCAAGACG CTGGGTATGATCCTTAACGAGACGCTACGGCTGTACCCGCCGGCGGTGGCGACGATAAGGAGGGCGAAGGCGGACGTGGAGCTCGGGGGATACCGGATCCCCCGGGGCACCGAGCTGCTGATCCCGATCATGGCCGTCCATCACGACGCCCGGTTGTGGGGGGCGGACGCGGCCCAGTTCAATCCGGGCCGGTTCGCGGAGGGGCCGGCCCGGGCAGCCCGGCATCCGACGGCCTTCATCCCCTTCGGGCTGGGGGCCCGCATGTGCATCGGCCAGAACCTTGCCCTCCTGGAGACCAAGCTGACTGTGGCCATCATCCTGCAGCGCTTCGCCTTCCGGCTCTCCCCATCCTACGTCCACGCACCCACCGTCCTCATGCTCCTCTACCCCCAGTACGGTGCACCCATCCTTTTCCGATCCCTCTCCTCAGCGTCACCATCACCGCCGTCCGATCCCCATTATCCTTACTTGTAA
- the LOC114913967 gene encoding uncharacterized protein isoform X4, whose protein sequence is MRFKKGSKVEVLNKKEVPSGSWWPAEIISGNGHNYYVRYNTFLANMCTAVERVPRKVIRPCPPSAKGPRDWVPGDILEVLDNNSWKLAEVSRVVDDGYFFVRLLGSCGEFKVHTSDLRLRQSWQDEKWVVIQKDSGKPNDRMMSSLSKAKKFKCQMPQPYLESHNALVFSRGTKKRPRASSQPIERCNEASRKLRAIEKDGRCERIFGIHSSQSLEKVDAVASPRTVLGPKLEACKVCFHGSMMMKFYAKMKSWSTGISIISGGCFISYLVGYATGRIWIGDNKKNFGLIEGE, encoded by the exons ATGAGATTCAAGAAAGGAAGCAAGGTGGAAGTGTTGAACAAGAAGGAGGTGCCATCAGGCTCCTGGTGGCCTGCTGAGATAATCTCTGGCAATGGGCATAACTACTATGTTAGGTATAATACTTTTTTAGCAAACATGTGTACAGCCGTGGAAAGAGTACCAAGAAAGGTCATAAGACCATGTCCCCCATCAGCGAAGGGTCCAAGGGATTGGGTCCCTGGTGACATTCTTGAGGTCTTGGACAATAACTCGTGGAAGCTTGCAGAGGTTTCAAGGGTTGTTGATGATGGTTACTTTTTTGTGAGGCTCCTTGGATCTTGCGGGGAGTTCAAAGTCCACACATCTGACCTCAGGCTGCGACAATCTTGGCAAGATGAAAAATGGGTTGTGATTCAAAAG GATTCTGGAAAACCCAATGATAGAATGATGAGCAGTCTGTCAAaagcaaaaaaatttaaatgtcaGATGCCTCAGCCATATCTAGAAAGTCATAATGCTCTTGTCTTCTCAAGAGGCACAAAGAAAAGGCCACGAGCCTCATCGCAACCTATCGAGAGATGCAATGAAGCTAGCAGAAAGTTGAGAGCAATTGAGAAAGATGGACGGTGTGAGCGAATATTTGGAATTCATTCCTCCCAGTCATTGGAAAAGGTAGATGCTGTCGCTTCCCCACGAACAGTTCTGG GGCCAAAGTTGGAGGCTTGTAAAGTATGCTTCCATGGGTCCATGATGATG aaattttatgcaaaaatgaAGAGTTGGAGTACTGGCATTTCTATTATCTCCGGTGGTTGCTTCATTTCATATCTTGTTGGCTATGCAACTGGAAGAATCTGGATTGGAGATAATAAGAAAAACTTTGGATTGATTGAG GGTGAATAA
- the LOC114913967 gene encoding uncharacterized protein isoform X6, producing MRFKKGSKVEVLNKKEVPSGSWWPAEIISGNGHNYYVRYNTFLANMCTAVERVPRKVIRPCPPSAKGPRDWVPGDILEVLDNNSWKLAEVSRVVDDGYFFVRLLGSCGEFKVHTSDLRLRQSWQDEKWVVIQKDSGKPNDRMMSSLSKAKKFKCQMPQPYLESHNALVFSRGTKKRPRASSQPIERCNEASRKLRAIEKDGRCERIFGIHSSQSLEKVDAVASPRTVLGPKLEACKVCFHGSMMMGE from the exons ATGAGATTCAAGAAAGGAAGCAAGGTGGAAGTGTTGAACAAGAAGGAGGTGCCATCAGGCTCCTGGTGGCCTGCTGAGATAATCTCTGGCAATGGGCATAACTACTATGTTAGGTATAATACTTTTTTAGCAAACATGTGTACAGCCGTGGAAAGAGTACCAAGAAAGGTCATAAGACCATGTCCCCCATCAGCGAAGGGTCCAAGGGATTGGGTCCCTGGTGACATTCTTGAGGTCTTGGACAATAACTCGTGGAAGCTTGCAGAGGTTTCAAGGGTTGTTGATGATGGTTACTTTTTTGTGAGGCTCCTTGGATCTTGCGGGGAGTTCAAAGTCCACACATCTGACCTCAGGCTGCGACAATCTTGGCAAGATGAAAAATGGGTTGTGATTCAAAAG GATTCTGGAAAACCCAATGATAGAATGATGAGCAGTCTGTCAAaagcaaaaaaatttaaatgtcaGATGCCTCAGCCATATCTAGAAAGTCATAATGCTCTTGTCTTCTCAAGAGGCACAAAGAAAAGGCCACGAGCCTCATCGCAACCTATCGAGAGATGCAATGAAGCTAGCAGAAAGTTGAGAGCAATTGAGAAAGATGGACGGTGTGAGCGAATATTTGGAATTCATTCCTCCCAGTCATTGGAAAAGGTAGATGCTGTCGCTTCCCCACGAACAGTTCTGG GGCCAAAGTTGGAGGCTTGTAAAGTATGCTTCCATGGGTCCATGATGATG GGTGAATAA
- the LOC114913967 gene encoding uncharacterized protein isoform X3 produces MRFKKGSKVEVLNKKEVPSGSWWPAEIISGNGHNYYVRYNTFLANMCTAVERVPRKVIRPCPPSAKGPRDWVPGDILEVLDNNSWKLAEVSRVVDDGYFFVRLLGSCGEFKVHTSDLRLRQSWQDEKWVVIQKDSGKPNDRMMSSLSKAKKFKCQMPQPYLESHNALVFSRGTKKRPRASSQPIERCNEASRKLRAIEKDGRCERIFGIHSSQSLEKVDAVASPRTVLGPKLEACKVCFHGSMMMKFYAKMKSWSTGISIISGGCFISYLVGYATGRIWIGDNKKNFGLIEVKEW; encoded by the exons ATGAGATTCAAGAAAGGAAGCAAGGTGGAAGTGTTGAACAAGAAGGAGGTGCCATCAGGCTCCTGGTGGCCTGCTGAGATAATCTCTGGCAATGGGCATAACTACTATGTTAGGTATAATACTTTTTTAGCAAACATGTGTACAGCCGTGGAAAGAGTACCAAGAAAGGTCATAAGACCATGTCCCCCATCAGCGAAGGGTCCAAGGGATTGGGTCCCTGGTGACATTCTTGAGGTCTTGGACAATAACTCGTGGAAGCTTGCAGAGGTTTCAAGGGTTGTTGATGATGGTTACTTTTTTGTGAGGCTCCTTGGATCTTGCGGGGAGTTCAAAGTCCACACATCTGACCTCAGGCTGCGACAATCTTGGCAAGATGAAAAATGGGTTGTGATTCAAAAG GATTCTGGAAAACCCAATGATAGAATGATGAGCAGTCTGTCAAaagcaaaaaaatttaaatgtcaGATGCCTCAGCCATATCTAGAAAGTCATAATGCTCTTGTCTTCTCAAGAGGCACAAAGAAAAGGCCACGAGCCTCATCGCAACCTATCGAGAGATGCAATGAAGCTAGCAGAAAGTTGAGAGCAATTGAGAAAGATGGACGGTGTGAGCGAATATTTGGAATTCATTCCTCCCAGTCATTGGAAAAGGTAGATGCTGTCGCTTCCCCACGAACAGTTCTGG GGCCAAAGTTGGAGGCTTGTAAAGTATGCTTCCATGGGTCCATGATGATG aaattttatgcaaaaatgaAGAGTTGGAGTACTGGCATTTCTATTATCTCCGGTGGTTGCTTCATTTCATATCTTGTTGGCTATGCAACTGGAAGAATCTGGATTGGAGATAATAAGAAAAACTTTGGATTGATTGAGGTAAAGGAAT GGTGA
- the LOC114913967 gene encoding uncharacterized protein isoform X2 encodes MRFKKGSKVEVLNKKEVPSGSWWPAEIISGNGHNYYVRYNTFLANMCTAVERVPRKVIRPCPPSAKGPRDWVPGDILEVLDNNSWKLAEVSRVVDDGYFFVRLLGSCGEFKVHTSDLRLRQSWQDEKWVVIQKDSGKPNDRMMSSLSKAKKFKCQMPQPYLESHNALVFSRGTKKRPRASSQPIERCNEASRKLRAIEKDGRCERIFGIHSSQSLEKVDAVASPRTVLGPKLEACKVCFHGSMMMKFYAKMKSWSTGISIISGGCFISYLVGYATGRIWIGDNKKNFGLIEVKECK; translated from the exons ATGAGATTCAAGAAAGGAAGCAAGGTGGAAGTGTTGAACAAGAAGGAGGTGCCATCAGGCTCCTGGTGGCCTGCTGAGATAATCTCTGGCAATGGGCATAACTACTATGTTAGGTATAATACTTTTTTAGCAAACATGTGTACAGCCGTGGAAAGAGTACCAAGAAAGGTCATAAGACCATGTCCCCCATCAGCGAAGGGTCCAAGGGATTGGGTCCCTGGTGACATTCTTGAGGTCTTGGACAATAACTCGTGGAAGCTTGCAGAGGTTTCAAGGGTTGTTGATGATGGTTACTTTTTTGTGAGGCTCCTTGGATCTTGCGGGGAGTTCAAAGTCCACACATCTGACCTCAGGCTGCGACAATCTTGGCAAGATGAAAAATGGGTTGTGATTCAAAAG GATTCTGGAAAACCCAATGATAGAATGATGAGCAGTCTGTCAAaagcaaaaaaatttaaatgtcaGATGCCTCAGCCATATCTAGAAAGTCATAATGCTCTTGTCTTCTCAAGAGGCACAAAGAAAAGGCCACGAGCCTCATCGCAACCTATCGAGAGATGCAATGAAGCTAGCAGAAAGTTGAGAGCAATTGAGAAAGATGGACGGTGTGAGCGAATATTTGGAATTCATTCCTCCCAGTCATTGGAAAAGGTAGATGCTGTCGCTTCCCCACGAACAGTTCTGG GGCCAAAGTTGGAGGCTTGTAAAGTATGCTTCCATGGGTCCATGATGATG aaattttatgcaaaaatgaAGAGTTGGAGTACTGGCATTTCTATTATCTCCGGTGGTTGCTTCATTTCATATCTTGTTGGCTATGCAACTGGAAGAATCTGGATTGGAGATAATAAGAAAAACTTTGGATTGATTGAGGTAAAGGAATGTAAGTAA
- the LOC114913967 gene encoding uncharacterized protein isoform X5, translating to MRFKKGSKVEVLNKKEVPSGSWWPAEIISGNGHNYYVRYNTFLANMCTAVERVPRKVIRPCPPSAKGPRDWVPGDILEVLDNNSWKLAEVSRVVDDGYFFVRLLGSCGEFKVHTSDLRLRQSWQDEKWVVIQKDSGKPNDRMMSSLSKAKKFKCQMPQPYLESHNALVFSRGTKKRPRASSQPIERCNEASRKLRAIEKDGRCERIFGIHSSQSLEKVDAVASPRTVLGPKLEACKVCFHGSMMMVMFFTCCGLRTVLQHFHLILTNMSA from the exons ATGAGATTCAAGAAAGGAAGCAAGGTGGAAGTGTTGAACAAGAAGGAGGTGCCATCAGGCTCCTGGTGGCCTGCTGAGATAATCTCTGGCAATGGGCATAACTACTATGTTAGGTATAATACTTTTTTAGCAAACATGTGTACAGCCGTGGAAAGAGTACCAAGAAAGGTCATAAGACCATGTCCCCCATCAGCGAAGGGTCCAAGGGATTGGGTCCCTGGTGACATTCTTGAGGTCTTGGACAATAACTCGTGGAAGCTTGCAGAGGTTTCAAGGGTTGTTGATGATGGTTACTTTTTTGTGAGGCTCCTTGGATCTTGCGGGGAGTTCAAAGTCCACACATCTGACCTCAGGCTGCGACAATCTTGGCAAGATGAAAAATGGGTTGTGATTCAAAAG GATTCTGGAAAACCCAATGATAGAATGATGAGCAGTCTGTCAAaagcaaaaaaatttaaatgtcaGATGCCTCAGCCATATCTAGAAAGTCATAATGCTCTTGTCTTCTCAAGAGGCACAAAGAAAAGGCCACGAGCCTCATCGCAACCTATCGAGAGATGCAATGAAGCTAGCAGAAAGTTGAGAGCAATTGAGAAAGATGGACGGTGTGAGCGAATATTTGGAATTCATTCCTCCCAGTCATTGGAAAAGGTAGATGCTGTCGCTTCCCCACGAACAGTTCTGG GGCCAAAGTTGGAGGCTTGTAAAGTATGCTTCCATGGGTCCATGATGATGGTGATGTTTTTTACATGTTGTGGACTTCGAACAGTGTTGCAACATTTCCATCTGATTCTTACAAACATGTCAGCATAA
- the LOC114913967 gene encoding uncharacterized protein isoform X1, translated as MRFKKGSKVEVLNKKEVPSGSWWPAEIISGNGHNYYVRYNTFLANMCTAVERVPRKVIRPCPPSAKGPRDWVPGDILEVLDNNSWKLAEVSRVVDDGYFFVRLLGSCGEFKVHTSDLRLRQSWQDEKWVVIQKDSGKPNDRMMSSLSKAKKFKCQMPQPYLESHNALVFSRGTKKRPRASSQPIERCNEASRKLRAIEKDGRCERIFGIHSSQSLEKVDAVASPRTVLGEQCLHASLNNKMTGFSKLDSQRGLPNIDVKCCLITSSESSDAESASSSVGSCSASNSPYRLPHCPGMGLTQDLSSHSDDAEICCGSGRESSPPTKEVLAAEIHQLELHAYRSTMSAFYASGPISWEQEALMTDLRLMLNISNDEHLLEIKNLVTSEIGGTL; from the exons ATGAGATTCAAGAAAGGAAGCAAGGTGGAAGTGTTGAACAAGAAGGAGGTGCCATCAGGCTCCTGGTGGCCTGCTGAGATAATCTCTGGCAATGGGCATAACTACTATGTTAGGTATAATACTTTTTTAGCAAACATGTGTACAGCCGTGGAAAGAGTACCAAGAAAGGTCATAAGACCATGTCCCCCATCAGCGAAGGGTCCAAGGGATTGGGTCCCTGGTGACATTCTTGAGGTCTTGGACAATAACTCGTGGAAGCTTGCAGAGGTTTCAAGGGTTGTTGATGATGGTTACTTTTTTGTGAGGCTCCTTGGATCTTGCGGGGAGTTCAAAGTCCACACATCTGACCTCAGGCTGCGACAATCTTGGCAAGATGAAAAATGGGTTGTGATTCAAAAG GATTCTGGAAAACCCAATGATAGAATGATGAGCAGTCTGTCAAaagcaaaaaaatttaaatgtcaGATGCCTCAGCCATATCTAGAAAGTCATAATGCTCTTGTCTTCTCAAGAGGCACAAAGAAAAGGCCACGAGCCTCATCGCAACCTATCGAGAGATGCAATGAAGCTAGCAGAAAGTTGAGAGCAATTGAGAAAGATGGACGGTGTGAGCGAATATTTGGAATTCATTCCTCCCAGTCATTGGAAAAGGTAGATGCTGTCGCTTCCCCACGAACAGTTCTGGGTGAGCAATGCTTGCATGCTTCCTTAAACAACAAAATGACTGGGTTTTCTAAATTGGATTCACAGAGGGGATTACCAAATATTGATGTTAAATGTTGTCTCATAACAAGTTCAGAATCTAGTGATGCTGAGAGTGCCTCATCCTCTGTTGGTAGTTGTAGTGCCAGCAATAGTCCATATAGATTACCACACTGTCCTGGAATGGGTCTTACTCAAGATTTGTCTAGTCATTCAGACGATGCTGAAATTTGTTGTGGGTCAGGAAGAGAATCATCTCCTCCCACTAAAGAGGTGTTAGCAGCAGAAATTCATCAGTTGGAGTTGCATGCTTACCGTTCCACTATGAGTGCATTCTATGCTTCTGGACCCATAAGCTGGGAACAGGAGGCATTGATGACAGACCTGCGTCTTATGCTAAACATATCAAATGATGAACATTTGTTGGAGATAAAGAATTTAGTGACTTCTGAAATAGGCGGAACCCTCTAA